One window of Triticum dicoccoides isolate Atlit2015 ecotype Zavitan chromosome 5A, WEW_v2.0, whole genome shotgun sequence genomic DNA carries:
- the LOC119300082 gene encoding uncharacterized protein LOC119300082, producing the protein MKDVAQSHPTRSVHNGLVKRRNVPKELYLSKLCRSENGLIAVPVDASTYGRGFPYAPENWPCTGDEWHWKVVGNRSSRSGHWCDRYLSPPSRFFVAARKSIILRSKQEVTKFIKTTFPDVEPDTFFSMFIWSISMNQKGAQQMRGLELKTLTMDPTGEINGIIEPSLALGYDNFSTFPNFYPESCCIICGRTVDYSFRGYNYIKCEAIVGENNICGHVGHLDCAFQHFFAGAVGGGTPMDVQYYCRRCDNKTNLMMHVYKLLETCQSLRSKEEIKPILDMGLNILSGSRQPQAKNLENYMGLVMSKINSKIERVGDSKMDHGDGMEIPSAGELIV; encoded by the exons ATGAAGGATGTGGCTCAAAGCCATCCGACCAGGAGT GTTCACAATGGATTGGTAAAAAGAAGGAATGTACCCAAGGAGCTTTATCTATCAAAACTATGTAGAAGTGAGAATGGCCTTATTGCAGTACCCGTTGATGCTAGCACATATGGTAGGGGTTTCCCCTATGCTCCTGAAAATTGGCCATGTACTGGAGATGAATGGCATTGGAAAGTGGTGGGAAATAGATCTTCTAGGAGTGGGCACTGGTGCGATAG GTATCTTAGCCCACCCTCACGTTTTTTTGTTGCTGCTAGAAAAAGTATAATACTGAGAAGTAAGCAAGAAGTTACAAAGTTTATCAAGACAACATTTCCAGATGTTGAACCCGAcacatttttttctatgtttatatGGAGTATTAGCATGAATCAAAAAG GAGCTCAACAAATGAGGGGCCTTGAACTTAAAACTCTCACTATGGATCCAACTGGAGAGATAAATGGAATAATTGAGCCATCATTAGCACTGGGTTATGATAACTTCTCTACATTTCCTAATTTCTATCCCGAAAGTTGTTGCATTATCTGCGGTAGAACTGTTGACTATTCCTTTCGAGGTTATAACTACATAAAGTGCGAAGCAATTGTGGGTGAGAACAACATATGTGGGCATGTTGGGCACCTTGATTGTGCTTTTCAACATTTTTTTGCTGGAGCTGTTGGAGGAGGTACTCCCATGGATGTGCAATACTACTGCAGGCGATGTGATAACAAAACCAACCTGATGATGCATGTGTATAAGCTCTTGGAAACATGTCAATCTCTTAGATCAAAGGAGGAAATTAAGCCTATCCTAGATATGGGTTTAAATATCTTGAGTGGTTCAAGACAACCACAAGCAAAAAACTTGGAGAACTACATGGGATTAGTGATGTCAAAG ATTAATAGTAAGATTGAACGTGTTGGAGATTCGAAAatggatcatggtgatggcatggaAATACCGAGTGCAGGTGAACTTATTGTTTAG